Below is a window of Brassica napus cultivar Da-Ae chromosome A5, Da-Ae, whole genome shotgun sequence DNA.
TCAACCTaagcttgaagaagaagaagatctcgAGATGTGGAGAGATGAGAGGAATAAATATAAGagtgaagaagaggaggaggagaaaggATCTAACGAGCGTCTCAGAAAACACTGTGCGCcccttctttttttaattttgagaaaGTTACGGAGAGCCACCGACAAATTACTAAATTGCAATTACTAACTACGGTTCAATTTTTTTACGCCacggtcaatttttttttctcttaatttaCCATCCGAAAGTATATAGGCAACGCAGAAATTTCAACGTGTCCGCTTGAGTTCCGGTTTCCCATGCAATTTCTCGTCTCTTTTCTTTGAATTTGACTACGAGTCTTATCTTTGTTATGTTAcgttaaaaaattaaagagagGACTTTAAATAAAATGGTATAAGCGTAATGTTAAACTAacagaaagaagaaaaacaaaatgcaATAACATCACGTTACGTAAAAAGTTTGATTGGGCCTTTAGATACTCAACCCTAACGATAACGAGGCCGTCGCCTTCGAGGCTTATTTATCGCTGATTAATTTGACgttcataacaaaacaaaaacaaaagagagtacACTTTTTGTCAACGAAAGCAGAGTACATTAACAGTTTGATGTTTGGGAAGATATATTTGAAACGGGCTCAAAAGTAGACCTTTTATTGTCTTTTTAATGTACCAAAAGAGAATTAGTTGAGGATCATTACTGGTGGCCCAAATGGCACATTACGCATGAAGTTGAGCTTTCTTCATTTCCCTCGTATCCATTTAAGTATCTTCCACATGTATATATGTGTTTTGTTTTCCCTTATTACGGATGAAATTAATCGTGAGTAAGAAGCACTATGACGTTTACAAATCAATAATATATTAAGAATACATATTCTTGATGTTACGTACCGATCCATATTTTCCTCTTAGAGCATCCGCAATGGGAATCCTTAAGGGGAAGTccttaggaaaaaaataattaaataatcggTAGACCCCACCAAAAGCTAAGGATTCAATCCTTAAAATTCCTAAATAAGGACTCTTTCTTAGTGAATCCTTGCACTATTTGCGGGTCCCGACGACATGTGGCGACCCGCAattggttgatatttattttttttatttaaaaaagaaaaaataaataataatatttaaaaaatcaaaatacactTTTTCTAAGGACTCCCCTTAGAGTAACACCATTGCGGGTGCTCTTACAGTTGCGTAATGTTAGctaaatcatatttatatggtattaaaaatgtttttgcgTAAGCTGACAACTAAGACCTGATTGTTTCTCTGCTTCTGCATTTTTGCCTTGCGTTTCTAAGTGATGATAGTTAAAGTATTAGACTCACACAAAATTGCAAACGAAAATGCAGGATATAAAGCATGGGACTACTTCGTTTGCTGAAGACTATGAGTTGCTAAATAAAGTCAAATCCACTGAATACATACATCACAGTTGCAAAGATATTTGATgaagaacaaaagaagaaatatatttgatgaattaaattattaaagtaCTCGTAATATTTGCGTACAGTCTTAGatttttgaaagaaaagatTAACTAGTTGTCCCACGCTTTGTATATAGATAGCTTGATTCATGAGCGACATTGCTTAGTCAACTAGTCATTGATTATTACATGAGATAATTTTATACTTTTcctatttcattttaattgttataaaatatattttttgttttaaaataattggtattttaaaatttcaatgcaaaattatgagttttatatgttatatgattttttattcgTTGAAATGTTGTTAGGTGCatatgaatattattttaaaaatataaaaaaaaaaatatttttttagtatggGTACAAATCGAAAACGATAATTGAACTGAGAGAATACTAATTAGTTTTGTATTCTTTAGTTGGTCAAAGAATTATTAGCTAAGACGAAAAGACAATAATCTGATGATTTATTGGATAAGGATTAAATTCCGACTTTACACGTACGGTTTTATCCGAAAGAAAAACAGCAAGTCTGCAACGTTCAAATATACATGCAAAATGAATTTATTCACAAGTGGGCGTTTTCTAAacaattgttttcttaatattttattttattatattatgctTAATATCAATAACATcatctccaacccacctctttttttttttctatactaagtgttttgcccgcacatgcAAGCAAAAACTTCTTATAAAtacttattagtttatgttttattaatctaaaactaacataataagttattatttatggttttaaatagttaaatcaaacatcaaagtatttatatatgtcaaatatttttttatcaaaatatatgcTTACtattgtgttatttttttttaaaacactcatatcttaaaaatagtttagaaaatatatttatataatttttttgcttgactaatatttaattatcaattgtttttttatcttaacttttttaacttttataataaaatattgttttcagatagcaacacaaTATAAATAAGagtaatatcatatttttataattctattatattattttatactcAATTATTTAATGtaacatataacatataaactttatactattaaaataaaattcatttttaattatatataaaattcagtaaagatattgtttaaaatttgtttttaatataacatagaaatttaatattattaacattcgtttttaattatatacaagaTTCATTaagaataaatttaaattaatatattaatgactcatctaataataaataataaatcaatgatttagctaaaacttaataaaaacatgacaaataagcaaaattaccATAAATCAAggagaacatgacaaataagcaaaatcacttcataaataagtataatttttttttttaaaagtgagaaattctattatagaaataaaatgctccaaagaataaaatatatagatatgttattttcacttttaaatatagagacaaaaagtaattttttttatttttcctctaaaatagagaaattttattataaaattatacattgGAGAAATTTTACTTCTattattgatatatttattttaaaagaaaatatagaagTTTACATTAGAGATGTTCTAAAAACGTCTGAAAAATCAAAAGATGGTTAGATAAACGCCGcatatatatgaatatgatatttttcaaaaaaaaaataccgaATATGAATAATTAAGTTCAAATATGAATATttagttttagaaaatatatattcgaTAACGTGTTTCAAGTATAGTTTTTGTCAGGTCAAAAGTTCATAAACGCAATTGATTTTGTCGTAGTTATACACTTTTATGTCCATGGGCCATGGCTGTGTGATTATTAAAGTCAAGAATCAAATTCTTGTATAACCAAAAAAGGCTATAAGAGATAAGGTCAAGATTCAAGAAGAGCATTAAAATGCTAGTATTTAATAAATAAGCATACGTATGAATGGCGTTTGAGTACAAGCTTTCAATCATATTACTGCAGCTGATCTAATATTCATAAACTCAGTGTCCTAttttaccaaaagaaaaaaaaactcagtgtCCTATTTTCATATTCATCAACCCTCGTCACGAAAGTATGTTAACAGACTTGGTCAAGATGTTCAAGCACAAACTTTCAAACCATAGACAAAATGAGTAGTAAAGATAAAAGCGAAGCCATTGAACTACATGTTCTTACACCTAGTTTTAAACGATAAAACATAACATGTGGTTCTATCAGATTATTCACTGCATGCTCAATCATAAAGCGCGTTCTAAAACTTGTCACTCGGGTCTTAAGTGGCCTCGGATTACTAGATATATAGAATTGAGAATTTGCactagataaaaaaaatgaatataaattagCTAACAGGTAATGGCACTGTATAAATTGTGGTAATACCAAGCGTGTCCCTAATATAAGACCTGTTACACGTTACACGTGAGCTGAACACACTGTTTATTACCACAAATGCAAAAAACtgaggagagaaagagagagagagagagtgtgataATAATGCAAAGAATCAAGAATGCTCAACTACTATTTTTCTTTCCTGCAAAAACCCAAAGCGCTTAGAtacattttatatgttaaaagaTCGTCTcgttttaaaaagttaaactCATTCTCTAGTTGTGtctaaaatttatagaatttataaccGGTTATAGGTCTGATGTTTCGgttttatagaatttataaccGGTTACTGATTCCAATATGAACTTCATGCAACATATGTGTCTAATATAGGATCGCAATAAATTATTGCTCTTAAATCCGGTTTCAATATGTATGTACGCCAACTATGTCAAATTATAACCGGTTGCCCCTAATATACGACCTGTTACACGTTACACGTGAGCTGAACACACTGTTAATTACCACAAATGCAAAGAACtgaggagagaaagagagatagagagtgTGATAATAATGCAAAGAATCAAGAATGTTCAACTACTATTTTTCTTTCCTGCAAAAATCCAAAGCACTTAGAtacattttatatgttaaaagaTCGTCTCgttctaaaaaattaaactcaTTCTCTAGTTGTGtctaaaatttatagaatttataaccGGTTATAGATCTTATGTTTCGgttttatagaatttataaccGGTTACTGATTCCAATATGAACTTCATGCAACATATGTGTCTAATATAGGAGCGCAATAAATTATTGCTCCTAAATCCGGTTTCAATATGTATGTACGTCAATTATGTCAAATTATAACCGGTTGCCCCTAATATACGACCTGTTACACGTTACACGTGAGCTGAACACACTGTTAATTACCACAAATGCAAAGAACTgaggagaaaaagagagagagagtgtgataATAATGCAAAGAATCAAGAATGTTCAACTACTATTTTTCTTTCCTGGAAAAACCCAAAGCACTTAGAtacattttatatgttaaaagaTCGTCTCGTTCTAAAAAGTTAAACTCATTCTGTAGTTGTGtctaaaatttatagaatttataaccGGTTATAGATCTGATGTTTCGgttttatagaatttataaccGGTTACTGATTCCAATATGAACTTCATGCAACATATGTGTCTAATATAGGATCGCAATAAATTATTACTCCTAAATCCGGTTTCAATGTGTATGTACGTCAACTATGTCAAATTATAACCGGTTTTCTACATATATTGCTCTTCCTCTCCACTTgcaatcaaaatacattttgttCTTCAACCCCGGTAACAGGTAAACATTTTCGTCTCAGTTCGAGGAGAATATTGGCAGCACAACACAATGGTTACATGGTTatgcaaatatttaaaaataatgcaTAGATCTGCAATCATTTGAACCTGGCTATAAATTGTTCATTAcctttcacaaaaatagattttttatatttttgtataaagttaatcaaataatataaaatactgACCGTTAAAAACAAATGTTAACAAACTTTCTAACTTTATTGCGAATTTGTATTTATGGATGGaaatgttaaaaacaaaaacaaaagttttgTTTACGCATCCCCTTGGAGTTGTCATTCTCGGAACTTTATCAAGTGATTCAGAGCCAGACACACACATGCATTGGATCACTAATAGAACACATCAACAGACGAGCCAGCAAAtgttactattttattatttaagaattattAATGTGTAGGAGAACGTGACTGTGGAATGTAAGCCACAGAAAAAACTCTCAAAACACAATCCAAGGATGGAAAATTTTGAGTGGACAGCGATGATCATAGATAAACGAGTGGGGTTCAGCGTCGACAGAGAGCAACTTTTTGAGCTCAAGTTCAATCGATAAGACATTTACTTTAAGCGCCCCTTGGACATCGTTTTCACATGTTGCAAATCTAGCGATTTCTAAATATTCGTGAAAATGAAATATCCAAAGACAATATGACAAAGTAAAATCAGTACGAACGAGTTACCTAGCAATCACACAAAAgcagttattttattttaaatgactgAAACcagatttatataaattttaatctcAAAATAAACATATACATAAATGTTGTTAACCTGCTGTCATCTTCTCTTGAAAAATCATCCCGTTTATTTTACAATGTCGTAATTTATGTTTTCGAGAGTAGATAATTTTCTCTAATTATTGTAATCAATCAAGTTGAGAAGTAATTAAAAATAAGTTGTGTTAAAAAAATGAGTAAGCAAGTAACATGATGTAATTTTTTAGATAGTTTGGGGATTTGAAACCCTTAGCCCGTCCAAATCTTTTACATTCTATTTCTAACAGAGACAAATTATATTTGAAGCATAAACAATCAATGAGATCAAGCAGGTGTTAATACTCAAATATCAATTTATACAGTAGAAATATTTGATAGATTATATGAACATGTTTATAATGTTTGTACTTTGTTTAACAACTATGCAACTTCACGTcactttttagttttgttttaatgtatCGCAAGATGGTAGAAAAGTACACAGCTAAATCTGGACCGCATATATATAGTCGTATGCATTCAATCTTTTGGTCCTTACTCAAGAAACTCTTCTTCCCTCTACAAATCTTATTTATTACTTCTGACTCCATAAGAGCAGAACAGAGCAAAGAATAAAAAGCTGAAGCTTTGATCTTCTAAAGGAAAATCAAGGGGACTTTGACAGAGAAGCTTTCCTATGGATGTCTTTGCTTTCCAAGGTTCTTTCTCCATGTGGAAAGATGTTGCCGGAATCGCAGGTAAATACTTTAACCAGATTTTAATTGTGTCCACTGTGTttcgttttggtaagttttaaAGCTACTTTTTTTTGCTGAACAAAGTTTTAAGCTACTTTAGGGACAggaactttttttttagtttagtcAATATGTAGTCAATATGTATATTGGATCTGGCTTTATTGCCATGGATATGCCCAAATCAAGAGATATGTTTAaccttttgttttgtctttgctttttcttctttctcactGAAAAGATCCAAATGTTGTCTGTGATCATTTtcctacaagaaaaaaaaaagagatatgcTTATTGATGCTTTGCTATATTTATTACTGTTTTGCATCTGTTACCTCACTTATTACTGTTGCATCTTTGTTCTGTTTCAGGCAACATATTTGCATTTGGACTATTCATTTCACCAATgtgagttcttcttcttcttcatttactTATCTTGTTCCTTCCTTGTAGTAAAACATTGTTTTCCTTGTAGTAAAATATTGTGCGTGTGTTTTTAATTCTCAGGCCAACGTTTAGGAGAATATTGAGGAACAAATCAACCGAGCAATTCTCTGGTTTACCATACATTTACTCTCTCTTAAACTGCTTGATCTGCCTTTGGTACGGCTCACCTTTCATATCCCAAAGAAACCTCATGCTTGTGACTGTGAACTCCGTTGGAGCCACTTTTCAGCTTTGTTACATTATCCTCTTCATCATGCATACAGACAAGAAGAATAAGGTTCCTTGATTGACTCTTCACACAAAAAAATCTGACTCGCTTTCATTTATCGTTCTAATCAAGATCTTGATCATGGCAGATGAGGATGCTTGTTCTGCTTCTTGTGGTGTTTGCTGTGGTTGGATTGATTGTAGCTGGAAGTTTACAGATACCTGATAAGCTCGCACGATGGTACTTTGTTGGGTTCTTGAGCTGCGCTTCTCTTGTCTCCATGTTCGCCTCGCCTTTGTTTGTTATTGTAAGTTCACACAAACGTCAACCAAATATTTTTCATGTGTTCAGCTTTCTGACTTGACTGGTCTTTTGTAGAACTTAGTGATTCGGACTAAGAGCGTTGAGTTTATGCCGTTTTATCTCTCTCTATCAACGTTCTTGTTGAGTGGTTCCTTCCTCCTTTACGGGTTATTCAATAGCGACGCCTTTGTTTACGTAAGTTGTGCTCTTCAGTAAGTGAGGTTGCAACTTGTGTTGTCTCTCTGAGTAGTATTAACGaatctttattgttttttttgtttgaaaactcAGACACCAAATGGAATAGGAACGATTCTTGGCATTGTGCAGTTGTCTTTGTACTGTTACTACCACAGGAGTTCtatagaagaagaaacaaaagagcCTTTAATTGTTTCTTATGTGTGAGATCAATGGtgggaaaaaaagaaaacaagaatgtGGATACATACAagattctttgttgttttatattattgtcTATACATTGTCTAGCACCTTGTGTCTATATCTACCGGCTTTCGTTATCTCATGGCGTGAAGATGTTTATCCTCTCGGCTTCTGTCATGATCGAAAGATGGAgatctcttctcagttttgatGGCTCATTTGCTGAAGATTATCTGAGACCACAGGAAagaatttcgtttttttttgtgtgatggAAATCTCTGGTGCTTGGTATATAATATATCTGAAGAACATTTGTccatatgattttatttgtcTTAGAAGATTATTCTATTTGTTTGTCCATACGATTTTACATCTTTTTGTCAGAAATATAGAATAAACTTTGCATATTCTTGTAGAGAAAATTGTTTTGTCCATAAGGCCATCCGAATTGGTGAATTTCTCAAATGATAGATCCTGGCATGAGTCTCTCTGCTTTTATGAGAAACaccataactaaatattaatataactgATAAGAAATTTTAACGAGAGATTCACCAATGCGAATGTCCTAAGATTTTGTTTTGCTTTGGCCTATACACACAAAAGGATTAAGATTTCCATCTACATAACATAAGACATTGTTTACACAAACATGTAATGTTTCTGCGTTCTCGAAATCTTACATTTTCATGGGGTTTAAACTTGTTATACACAAAACTCAAGAGACTTGCATAGAAAGCAACTATCAGAGCAATTGGTTATGCACGAAAGTTCAAGAGACTTACCATATAACTCTGTTTAACCTGCAAAATAGCAACACGTTACAACGCATTAACAGCTAATCCATATATCGCATAGAACATTACTGTTCTTAGTTGTTAATGCGTTGTACTTGTAAGTGAGACAATATGAAATcgatttaatcatatgttaaacttttttttatttagctaAATCATATTTCTGATGATAGTAGTATGTAGTACTGCTAATCTGTAGTGTTCATCTTTTGATTTACTTATATCCTTCTGGTTGTCTACGATAACTAATCATTTTGTATGATTTCATTAGTTTCAGGTATCGTTTGTGTCTGGGAACATGATCAAGTACACGCGAGGTAATTAGCAGCTTGGTCTTTAGATATGAACATGTTTATTTGATTATACTTGTTTCTGAAGTTCCTAATGTCTGTTATGGTTCTTTTCCAACAGGCTGCGGGTCACAACGACTCGCTTCTTTGGAGACGAATCTATTCCCAAGTGGTATGATCAGATTCTACAATGAGCATAGACATATGAGGCTTGGCACTCATAACATGTCATTTAGGTTAGATTTGCACATTTTATATTATGGTTATGTTAAGGATTCAGCTCAGAGATTACACAACAACTAAAAGATATTACATGGTTGTATATTTGGATAATCAAGATCCACCCCTCTGCtctcactcttttgatctttccCTAATGCACCTAGATTAGTTTATAAACTTCTAATGCAGATACTAGAACTTGTAAGGAGCTCTATGGGAAATTTATGAAGTTAATCAACAAGAAAACAACCTGTCCTGAAGAGAGTGCAAGTATGTGACTTCCAATTTCATGCATCAAGATTGTTCTGTGTTGTTATTTGCTTACATAAATCTGTAACATGGTTTTtctgtgtttttgttttcttacaaaaactgatacttttaaattaaaaatgtattaagTGAAAGAATACATAAAGACTTTACAGCATATCTTTAAGAATGAGTATTATAAAAATGTGTTACTAAAATCTATTTGAatgtgtataattttttttatatcggcTAGAAGATATATTGTCTGAgtttctgtaaaataaaaacGCACATAAAAAAATTGGGACCGAACTAGAAAACCAAACGATCATATCTAAACATATTATCATTCAAGAATTCATTCACTTCCCTTAACTTTATAAGGCTTTCTATAAGAGGGGTTCCTCTTTCCATTTCCATCAAATGATCCGGCCTTCCATAAAGAATTAATAAATTGAACATCAAATAATTATGCGCTTTCAAaatgcggatcaaaatctagtagttGTATTTAAAAAGCACGAAACATCACGTATAAACTAAATTGGTTTGTTTTATCTTATGAAATAAATATAGTACAGAGTACAGTATCTTGTAGGGAACTAGGGATACAAAGTTTTAATAAGATCATCACGAGCCACACAAAGTTTGTTCAAAGATTTTTATGGACCTATAGTATCACGAATTAAAAGATAAAGGATCAATTTGAAAACCTTCCGAAGTAAGGGGGTGAAAAAGGAAAATACGGCGATATAATTAGgaaacattactattttgttaaACGACCTTCGCTCGATCCCACACTTCCGGCGAACTAGAATCTGAGCAATCGGAGTTCCTAAACACTTCTCCGGAACCCTAATTTATTCTCTCCAACGAGACAAAGCCAGCGCGTGATTTCGACTCTCCTTTCGCGAGATCAGCAATGTCCGGTAGAAATCGCGGATCGTACGGCGGCTTACAACCTCCGATCAACCAACCGCCTTTCGTCAGAGGCTTAGGAGGACACGCACCTCCTCTTCCTCATCCCTCTCGTCCCTTAGACGACAACAGGGAACTCCCCCAATTCAGAAACCACCATCCTCAACACCATCATCACTCAATCATCGAAGACCGAATCGCATCCCAAAACCAAGACGTGCAAGGCCTTCTCGCCGACAACCAGAGGCTCGCCGCGACGCACGTGGCGCTGAAGCAGGAGCTGGAAGTAGCGCAGCACGAGCTGCAGAGGATGATGCATTATATCGACTCGCTGCGAGCCGAGGAAGATATAATGATGAGGGAGATGTACGATAAGTCTATGCGGTGCGAGGTGGAGCTGCATCAGGTCGAGGCCTTGCGCGCTGATGTTCAGAAGGTTAGGGCGGATATCAAGGAGTTTACTGCGAGCAGGCAGGAGCTGACGAGTCAGGTTCATTTGATGACTCAAGATTTGGGGAGGCTTACGGCTGAGTTGCAGCAGATACCGACTTTGACTGCGGAGATTGAGAACACTAAGCAAGAGCTGCAACGCGCGAGGTTTGAAGTTTCTCTTTTTAAAGTTGATGCCTTTGTTCGTGTTTTGAGTTAGTGTTGTTTTGTAGAGCGGCGATTGATTACGAGAAGAAAGGGTATGCGGAGAATTACGAGCACGGGAAAGTTATGGAGCAGAAGCTAGTTGCGATGGCTCGGGAATTGGAGAAGCTTCGAGCTGAGATTGCTAACTCGGAGAGTAGAGCTCATGCTACTGGTCCTGTTGGGAATCCTGGTATGGTAAACTTTGAATAACTATGAATCATCACAGTGTCAGTTGGTTTCAGAAGCTAGAAGGAAGAATAGCTACTAGCAGTCTACAGTTGAATGCGTTAGTATTAATAcaaaaatgttgtttttttatatcAGGTGGAGTTGGTTATGGTGGTGGGTATGGAAACCATGATCCTGCTGGGTATGCTGTGAATCCTTATCAACCTAACTATGCCATGAATCCAGtaagttacattttttttatacatttctTGTGGGAATCGCTTGTTTGGTTTTTGACCAAGAGAGAGCATTGCTTGGGAGGGTATAGTAACCTTGAA
It encodes the following:
- the LOC125609055 gene encoding protein FLX-like 1 yields the protein MSGRNRGSYGGLQPPINQPPFVRGLGGHAPPLPHPSRPLDDNRELPQFRNHHPQHHHHSIIEDRIASQNQDVQGLLADNQRLAATHVALKQELEVAQHELQRMMHYIDSLRAEEDIMMREMYDKSMRCEVELHQVEALRADVQKVRADIKEFTASRQELTSQVHLMTQDLGRLTAELQQIPTLTAEIENTKQELQRARAAIDYEKKGYAENYEHGKVMEQKLVAMARELEKLRAEIANSESRAHATGPVGNPGGVGYGGGYGNHDPAGYAVNPYQPNYAMNPAQAQGGVEGYYPPPYGAAPTAWAGGYDPHQQQQQYYPQQGQGQ
- the LOC106423480 gene encoding bidirectional sugar transporter SWEET2 codes for the protein MDVFAFQGSFSMWKDVAGIAGNIFAFGLFISPMPTFRRILRNKSTEQFSGLPYIYSLLNCLICLWYGSPFISQRNLMLVTVNSVGATFQLCYIILFIMHTDKKNKMRMLVLLLVVFAVVGLIVAGSLQIPDKLARWYFVGFLSCASLVSMFASPLFVINLVIRTKSVEFMPFYLSLSTFLLSGSFLLYGLFNSDAFVYTPNGIGTILGIVQLSLYCYYHRSSIEEETKEPLIVSYV